The Bacteroidales bacterium genome has a window encoding:
- a CDS encoding tail fiber domain-containing protein has protein sequence MRVHVSIYRLISIFSILLLQIAAFSQVPQGISYQAVIRDGNGKPIATKSIGVRITLENASGVAYYTETQTPTSSSEGVITLNIGSGIKVGVNTFSSIPWMNGDVYIKLEIDPAGGNAYTSMGNHTQLQSVPYALYAENAKEIVSAPTALDDDPIFEVKNKSGQVVFGVYQGGVRVYVEDAQIKGAKGGFAVGGLSNQAKAGQAEYFRITPDSARVWVKEVPTVKGAKGGFAVGGLSNQAKAVVSRNMMFVAPDSARIYVNQTVAKGAKGGFAIGGLSNQAKGSADQFLRLTLDNYLIGHQAGKNLTTGLYNSFMGYQSGQATTIGSSNVFLGFQSGYTNTTGTSNVFIGYLAGYNNNASYNSFIGYQAGKANTTGLYNAFIGYNAGQSNTIGSSNVFIGNQSGTNSTNGSSNVFIGDSVGTANTSGDKNVFLGNFAGKNNIFGADNIYIGFKSGYLGQYGGQNICIGDYSGYNNTTSQNLFIGEYAGEKNTSGGRNSFVGFFAGQDNQTGQLNSYFGQFAGMNNTQSYNTFIGYWAGGSNVNGEKDTYLGWRAGQGSSGSNNVFLGYQAGEGNTGGSNVLIGYQAGYYSGNKSNALYISNSSTTTPLIGGDFSAARVGINRMPTTYTLEVGGTIWANGSTISAGASTWSDSRFKTNIVTITGALFNICSLRGVTYDWDNRKSSTLNFPKGKQIGVIAQEVEKIFPELVITGDDGYKSVAYEKMSAIFIEAFKEQQLQIKNQQTEIETLKNEITAIKALLKK, from the coding sequence ATGAGAGTACATGTTTCTATTTATAGACTTATCTCTATTTTTTCGATACTCTTACTCCAAATTGCGGCATTCTCACAGGTTCCTCAGGGAATTTCCTACCAAGCGGTTATCCGCGATGGCAACGGAAAACCCATTGCCACTAAAAGTATTGGGGTTCGAATTACCCTTGAGAATGCTTCGGGTGTAGCCTACTACACCGAAACACAAACCCCTACCTCTAGCAGCGAAGGCGTTATTACCCTAAATATTGGGAGCGGAATAAAGGTAGGAGTTAATACTTTCTCGAGTATCCCCTGGATGAATGGTGATGTATACATCAAACTTGAAATTGATCCTGCAGGGGGTAATGCTTATACCTCTATGGGTAACCATACTCAATTACAATCAGTTCCATATGCTTTATATGCAGAGAACGCAAAGGAGATAGTCAGCGCACCCACCGCTCTTGACGATGATCCTATTTTCGAGGTGAAAAATAAGAGTGGTCAGGTAGTGTTCGGCGTATACCAAGGAGGTGTACGGGTTTACGTAGAGGATGCTCAGATCAAAGGGGCTAAAGGGGGATTCGCTGTTGGTGGACTTTCAAATCAAGCAAAGGCAGGACAGGCAGAATATTTCCGTATTACCCCAGATAGTGCTCGTGTATGGGTTAAAGAAGTTCCAACGGTTAAAGGAGCCAAGGGGGGATTCGCTGTTGGTGGACTTTCAAATCAGGCTAAAGCGGTTGTCTCCAGAAATATGATGTTCGTTGCACCAGATAGCGCAAGAATCTATGTAAACCAAACTGTAGCAAAAGGTGCTAAGGGAGGATTTGCCATTGGCGGGCTATCAAATCAAGCTAAGGGTTCAGCGGATCAATTCCTCCGACTTACTTTGGATAACTACCTCATCGGGCATCAAGCGGGAAAGAACTTAACTACAGGACTTTATAATTCGTTCATGGGCTACCAGAGCGGACAGGCAACAACAATAGGTTCCAGCAACGTGTTTCTAGGCTTTCAAAGTGGCTATACCAATACAACTGGAACTAGTAATGTGTTTATTGGCTATCTAGCCGGTTATAACAATAATGCTAGCTACAATTCTTTCATCGGTTATCAAGCAGGTAAAGCCAATACCACTGGGTTATACAACGCATTTATAGGTTACAATGCAGGGCAATCCAATACCATAGGATCTAGTAACGTGTTTATAGGAAACCAGAGCGGTACTAACAGTACGAATGGTTCTAGCAACGTCTTTATTGGCGATAGCGTAGGGACAGCTAATACATCAGGGGACAAAAATGTATTTCTAGGGAATTTTGCTGGTAAAAACAATATTTTTGGAGCAGATAACATATATATCGGCTTTAAGTCAGGCTATTTAGGGCAATATGGAGGACAAAATATTTGCATTGGAGATTATTCCGGATATAATAATACAACCAGTCAGAATTTATTTATTGGAGAATATGCTGGTGAAAAAAATACTTCCGGTGGCAGAAATTCTTTTGTTGGTTTCTTTGCCGGGCAGGATAATCAAACCGGGCAGCTAAATTCCTATTTTGGTCAGTTTGCTGGGATGAATAATACCCAAAGCTATAATACTTTTATTGGATACTGGGCCGGTGGAAGCAATGTTAACGGAGAAAAAGATACATACTTAGGTTGGCGAGCTGGTCAGGGAAGTAGCGGGTCAAATAACGTATTTTTGGGCTACCAAGCAGGAGAGGGAAACACCGGAGGAAGTAATGTGCTAATTGGTTACCAGGCAGGTTATTATTCAGGGAATAAGTCTAATGCCTTATACATCTCCAATTCTTCAACAACAACCCCGTTAATTGGTGGAGATTTTAGTGCAGCAAGGGTTGGTATCAACCGTATGCCAACTACCTATACTCTTGAAGTTGGTGGTACAATTTGGGCTAATGGTAGCACTATTTCTGCAGGTGCTTCTACATGGTCGGACTCCCGTTTTAAAACAAATATTGTAACAATAACAGGTGCTCTTTTTAATATTTGCAGTTTACGAGGCGTCACATACGATTGGGATAATAGAAAAAGTAGTACCCTTAATTTCCCAAAAGGAAAACAAATTGGTGTAATTGCTCAGGAGGTTGAAAAAATATTTCCAGAATTAGTTATCACTGGAGATGATGGATATAAATCTGTGGCATATGAAAAAATGTCAGCAATATTTATTGAGGCATTTAAAGAACAGCAATTACAAATCAAAAATCAACAAACTGAAATTGAAACACTTAAAAATGAAATAACTGCAATTAAAGCTTTACTAAAAAAGTAA
- a CDS encoding AAA family ATPase has product MYISKITIKGFRAFDSKGVSIDLKNKLNAFIGLNSTGKTAALEALTKVFGITKAERDILRQDFHVAYEEDVDSIDERFLTIEIKMNFHDSEKESIPHFFTHMLVDDEGAEPYIRIRLESKWYKSEYSDEGDVETTIFFITVPEGENEDEDTKRIFPKHLKGLIQVLYIPAIRKPSDQIRYVSGSILYRVLRLLNFDDKFKGSFNDKIEEINDLFKGLDEFNEIQSSLTSFWAKFHKDERYKQSNLGFGNSDLDSILKKLEVSFSPTETKRSFQINDLGEGYRSLFYLTLVCALLEVEEKITNEDEDKVKPLLTILAVEEPENHIAPQLLGRVVSILSSISKQVKTQVFLSSHTPAIIKRIDPESIFHFRIDKHYKSEVNAILLPDEADEAYKFVKEAVKNYPEIYFAKLAVIGEGDSEEVLFNRLMETNKVDFDDNIITFVPLGHRFVNHIWRLLKILNIPYVTLLDLDIERNGGGWGRIKYILQQLLEIGYKKEVILKIEGGVLSDKRFSEMHTWGHSDNKLDSVLTWVNFLESYNVYYSQPLDLDFLMLEHYSEKYKKAIPKGGGPQIPDKVKEQAKFKLKLDGAIQATLKSEEAKALTYTEEQKELMIWYNYHFLGRGKPTTHISALSIMTDEELIENMPPVFDKMFEKIKKLIS; this is encoded by the coding sequence ATGTACATATCAAAAATTACAATCAAAGGATTTAGAGCATTTGATTCCAAAGGTGTTTCGATAGACTTAAAAAATAAATTAAATGCATTTATCGGATTAAATAGTACAGGAAAAACTGCGGCTTTAGAAGCATTGACAAAGGTTTTTGGTATTACAAAAGCAGAAAGAGATATTTTACGTCAGGATTTTCATGTTGCTTATGAAGAGGATGTAGACTCAATTGATGAGCGTTTCCTAACTATTGAAATAAAAATGAACTTTCATGATTCTGAAAAGGAATCAATTCCTCATTTTTTTACTCATATGCTTGTGGACGATGAAGGTGCTGAACCTTATATTCGAATTAGACTTGAAAGCAAATGGTATAAAAGCGAATATTCTGATGAAGGAGATGTTGAAACAACAATCTTTTTTATTACAGTTCCTGAAGGCGAAAATGAAGATGAGGATACTAAACGTATATTTCCAAAGCATTTGAAAGGATTAATTCAGGTTTTATATATCCCCGCCATTCGTAAACCAAGTGACCAGATTAGATATGTTTCAGGTTCAATATTGTATCGTGTATTACGACTTTTAAATTTTGACGATAAATTCAAAGGTAGCTTTAATGATAAAATCGAGGAAATAAATGATTTGTTTAAAGGACTTGATGAATTTAATGAAATTCAATCCTCATTAACATCATTTTGGGCTAAATTTCATAAAGACGAAAGGTATAAACAATCTAACTTAGGATTTGGGAATAGTGATTTAGATTCAATTCTAAAAAAGTTAGAAGTATCCTTTAGTCCTACTGAAACAAAAAGGTCTTTTCAAATAAATGATTTAGGAGAAGGTTACAGGTCTCTTTTTTATTTAACTCTAGTTTGTGCGTTATTAGAAGTAGAAGAAAAAATAACAAATGAAGATGAGGACAAAGTAAAACCGTTATTAACTATCCTAGCAGTAGAAGAACCAGAAAATCACATTGCTCCACAATTACTTGGAAGGGTTGTTAGTATTTTATCAAGTATATCTAAACAAGTTAAAACACAAGTATTCTTATCATCTCATACTCCCGCAATTATTAAACGGATTGACCCTGAATCCATTTTTCATTTCAGAATAGATAAACATTATAAATCAGAAGTTAATGCAATTTTGCTACCTGATGAAGCGGATGAAGCATATAAGTTTGTAAAAGAAGCTGTAAAAAACTATCCCGAAATATATTTCGCCAAGCTTGCTGTAATTGGGGAGGGTGATAGTGAAGAGGTGCTTTTTAATCGATTAATGGAAACAAACAAGGTTGATTTTGACGATAATATTATAACATTTGTTCCACTTGGACATCGCTTTGTTAATCATATTTGGAGGTTATTAAAAATTTTGAATATACCATATGTAACACTCTTAGATTTAGACATTGAACGTAATGGTGGAGGATGGGGTCGAATAAAATATATTCTTCAACAATTATTAGAAATTGGCTATAAAAAGGAGGTTATATTGAAAATTGAAGGTGGTGTACTATCAGATAAACGATTTTCTGAAATGCACACATGGGGTCATTCAGACAATAAACTAGATAGTGTATTGACATGGGTTAATTTTTTGGAAAGCTATAATGTTTACTATTCACAGCCATTAGATTTAGATTTTTTAATGCTAGAACATTATTCAGAAAAGTATAAAAAAGCAATACCTAAAGGCGGTGGTCCTCAAATTCCAGATAAAGTGAAAGAACAAGCAAAGTTTAAATTAAAATTAGATGGAGCAATACAAGCTACTTTAAAATCGGAAGAAGCTAAAGCATTAACATATACTGAAGAGCAAAAAGAATTAATGATTTGGTATAATTATCATTTTCTTGGAAGAGGAAAACCAACAACTCATATTTCTGCATTGTCTATTATGACAGATGAAGAACTAATTGAAAACATGCCTCCTGTTTTCGATAAAATGTTTGAAAAAATCAAAAAACTTATTTCATGA
- a CDS encoding ATP-dependent helicase, producing the protein MRYKKIEEWVPSDNLILEDNALITAKSDYNTLVVAGPGAGKTELLAQRASFLLETNECIYPKRILAISFKRDAAYNLKNRVEKRCVEKLSKRFDSLTFDAFSKLILDQFYRGLPVGYKVHYPYDVILNENEILEIYKAIDINFHSTHIKNELLDFHYEILPIENSSEANKIRLKAWKQLLEKKSSILSFKMIMRLSQLIINSNSKLKTYLQETYSHIFLDEFQDTTFLQFEFLNSCFKGSQTVFTAVGDDKQRIMLWAGAKPDIFEAYNKEYNAKNLFLEMNFRSAPRLVELQNHLISKLLNKTDLVKASTKWDKNKGAAYVWIYESQQKETEHLFKVVKSWIENDALKPRDICVLVKQQLGVYAGEIIEYFNHNGIKARDENQLQDLLSDDLIVFILNTLSLLSDLKSLNEKTQALNFLINTSSVYEDIEIVKLENKFNKFTQQLSKKNLEPKELVSEIIDFVTIDRIKANFPNYRNPKFLKDMLNQLTESLEKYKEESENIYEAVQKLLGKDSVPIMTIHKSKGLEYNSIIFVGLEDGAFWSFEQQPDEDKCAFFVALSRAKERVVFTFSKTRADKYGRVKNQGIDKIKVIFEELKNSKIVEFKQIKDEV; encoded by the coding sequence ATGAGGTATAAGAAAATAGAAGAATGGGTGCCTTCTGATAATTTGATTTTAGAAGATAATGCATTAATTACGGCTAAATCAGATTATAATACACTAGTTGTTGCAGGTCCAGGTGCAGGCAAAACTGAACTATTGGCACAACGAGCAAGTTTTTTACTGGAAACAAATGAGTGTATTTATCCCAAACGAATATTAGCAATAAGTTTTAAACGTGATGCAGCTTATAATTTAAAAAATAGAGTAGAAAAAAGGTGCGTAGAAAAGCTTTCTAAACGGTTTGATTCATTAACATTTGATGCATTTTCAAAATTAATTCTTGACCAGTTTTATCGCGGGTTACCAGTTGGTTATAAAGTACATTATCCTTACGATGTTATCCTTAATGAGAATGAAATACTTGAGATATATAAAGCAATAGACATCAATTTTCATAGTACTCATATTAAAAATGAACTCTTAGACTTTCATTACGAGATATTGCCAATTGAAAACTCTAGCGAAGCTAATAAAATTAGATTAAAAGCTTGGAAGCAACTTCTTGAAAAGAAAAGTTCTATCCTTAGTTTTAAAATGATAATGAGATTATCTCAACTAATCATTAATTCAAACTCGAAATTAAAGACTTATCTTCAAGAAACATACAGCCATATTTTTTTAGACGAATTTCAAGACACAACATTTCTACAATTTGAATTTTTAAACTCATGTTTTAAAGGTAGTCAAACTGTGTTTACTGCAGTTGGTGATGATAAGCAAAGAATAATGCTATGGGCAGGGGCTAAGCCAGATATTTTTGAAGCTTACAATAAAGAATACAATGCCAAAAATTTATTCTTAGAAATGAACTTTAGGTCAGCTCCTAGATTAGTAGAGTTGCAAAACCATCTCATATCAAAACTATTGAACAAGACAGACTTGGTAAAAGCTTCTACCAAATGGGATAAAAATAAGGGTGCAGCTTATGTATGGATATATGAAAGCCAGCAAAAAGAAACAGAGCATCTATTCAAAGTCGTCAAAAGTTGGATTGAAAATGATGCCTTAAAACCAAGAGACATATGTGTTCTTGTCAAACAACAACTAGGGGTTTATGCTGGAGAAATTATAGAATATTTTAACCACAATGGCATAAAAGCGAGAGATGAAAATCAGTTACAAGATCTATTGTCAGATGACTTAATTGTATTTATTTTAAATACTTTATCTCTTTTATCTGATTTAAAAAGTCTAAATGAAAAAACGCAAGCTTTAAATTTTCTTATTAATACCTCCTCTGTATATGAGGATATTGAGATAGTTAAACTAGAAAATAAATTTAACAAGTTTACACAACAACTTAGTAAAAAGAATTTAGAGCCAAAAGAGCTTGTAAGTGAAATAATTGATTTCGTTACAATTGATAGAATTAAGGCTAATTTTCCAAATTATAGAAATCCCAAGTTTTTAAAGGATATGTTAAATCAACTGACGGAATCATTGGAAAAATATAAAGAAGAAAGTGAAAATATTTATGAAGCTGTTCAAAAATTATTAGGAAAAGACTCTGTTCCTATCATGACGATTCATAAAAGCAAAGGGTTAGAGTATAATTCTATCATTTTTGTTGGTTTGGAAGATGGTGCGTTTTGGAGTTTTGAACAACAACCGGATGAAGACAAATGTGCCTTTTTTGTTGCACTTTCAAGAGCAAAAGAAAGAGTTGTCTTCACATTTAGCAAAACTAGAGCTGACAAATACGGTCGAGTAAAGAATCAAGGAATTGACAAAATTAAAGTGATTTTTGAGGAATTAAAGAATTCGAAAATAGTTGAATTTAAGCAAATTAAAGATGAGGTATAA
- a CDS encoding HEPN domain-containing protein: MDIEKIVNHWIDTSEEDFQTMLSLYDSKSYGWALFLGHISVEKLLKAVYVSKLKKHAPFLHNLYRLAELSGISMTDEQSDWLDKVTSFNLNARYDDYKREFYSLCTAEFTREWIDKIKILRSWIKQML; the protein is encoded by the coding sequence ATTGACATAGAAAAAATTGTTAATCATTGGATTGATACCTCAGAGGAGGATTTTCAAACGATGCTGAGCTTATATGATTCAAAATCTTATGGGTGGGCTCTGTTTCTTGGACATATTTCAGTGGAAAAGTTACTAAAAGCTGTTTATGTAAGTAAACTTAAAAAGCATGCTCCATTTCTACATAATTTATACAGATTAGCAGAGTTAAGCGGTATAAGCATGACCGATGAACAATCCGATTGGCTAGACAAAGTAACATCATTCAACCTAAATGCTAGATACGATGATTATAAAAGAGAATTTTATTCATTATGCACAGCAGAATTCACAAGAGAATGGATTGATAAAATAAAAATTCTAAGATCATGGATAAAACAGATGCTCTAA
- a CDS encoding nucleotidyltransferase domain-containing protein, whose translation MDKTDALNVAKIYARAINQNYSNIKVFLFGSYAKGNYTDDSDIDIAVVFNDYNNLMDIQLELMRLRRKIDSRIEPHPFRAKDFELSNPLVNEILRYGQEIIINAA comes from the coding sequence ATGGATAAAACAGATGCTCTAAACGTTGCCAAAATATATGCCAGAGCAATCAATCAAAATTACAGCAATATAAAAGTCTTTCTTTTTGGATCCTATGCAAAAGGTAATTACACCGATGATAGCGATATTGACATTGCCGTGGTATTCAACGATTATAATAACCTTATGGATATACAATTAGAATTAATGAGATTAAGACGAAAGATTGATAGTAGAATAGAACCACATCCATTTAGGGCAAAAGATTTTGAATTGTCGAATCCACTTGTCAATGAAATATTACGATACGGGCAAGAAATAATAATTAACGCCGCCTAA
- a CDS encoding VWA domain-containing protein, translated as MNYQTEKYLLGRGINILPFVLLLVFLGSFNHKLYSQNIISREVTDYPGGSLSSTCSTAPYTGCIITLPPAKYGESYSFSIPLKAGITRSDISFIFTQVTNCSEGAINFTTDGKVEMLAASSCRPEVNNFIELDLETISGSDGTSDRQKYYLPILRDPIKVVLVLDMSGSMSLPVPGGTIVRWEVLKNAVLLFVQKLETFRQDKDSIAATYFSTNITQPGSPMNAGFISITSDSDPTRSSSIVQADMSGRGPTFLTAMGKGLLNSKLKLDDNNPINARKLVLLFTDGLQNVQPLVNPDGVTLSPGGYVLNSGPCNSLDSIHYYTIGMGDITLVPEVLAHIAEANGGVALTTTTGAEEGDIYNFFQNQFANMLSGSSPQIVSQKTGFLTSTGTTYSFPINGNVTKLYFEFINPNATNVTFKLEKGGKDLTSFVHVTNGTFYKTLSLPLPILTPELVGSEGNWNLTLSGTSSKKYSLTCFVDDHFVSFSCQPQKAVYTVGDTLNLNAKISYAGKPLTGAGNKVQVVLLKPGDDLGDLLANYTDRRTDSLKDVASGAETKYLHLIQSDSSFYKELLPTSQIIDLAESSNGLFTGHYKNTDLTGIYQLLYIVNGEIPGYGKFERQKQYSAVFKFGQISPSATEIDATITTPPATTTHDSKSRIATIIVKPKNKFGHLIGPGYLSRIKFSVDPKQGVVKSAKDNLNGSYTYTIVNIPPNVKPDIKINVMGELLYQGSFPTPKIHFWQYIILILLVLILLLRYVNAHTGKAWLRTLVWILIILWTIFMILQKLGIIHF; from the coding sequence ATGAACTACCAAACTGAAAAATACCTTTTGGGAAGAGGTATAAATATTTTGCCATTTGTCCTTTTGTTAGTTTTTCTGGGTTCTTTTAATCATAAACTTTACTCTCAAAATATTATAAGCAGAGAAGTTACAGATTATCCTGGAGGAAGCCTCTCTTCAACTTGTTCAACGGCTCCATATACAGGGTGCATTATCACTCTTCCACCCGCAAAATACGGAGAAAGTTATTCCTTTTCAATCCCATTAAAGGCCGGTATCACAAGATCTGATATATCTTTTATTTTTACTCAGGTTACAAATTGTAGCGAAGGAGCGATTAATTTCACTACTGATGGTAAGGTTGAAATGCTTGCCGCTAGCAGTTGTAGACCAGAAGTGAATAACTTTATTGAATTAGACCTCGAGACAATTAGTGGTAGTGATGGGACTTCCGATAGACAAAAATATTACCTCCCAATTCTTCGCGATCCCATCAAAGTTGTACTAGTTTTGGATATGTCTGGAAGTATGTCGCTTCCAGTTCCGGGAGGGACAATTGTTCGTTGGGAGGTATTGAAGAATGCTGTGTTGCTTTTTGTTCAAAAACTTGAAACATTTAGACAGGATAAAGACTCTATTGCGGCAACTTATTTCTCCACAAATATTACACAACCCGGAAGTCCAATGAACGCTGGATTTATCTCAATAACATCCGATTCTGATCCCACAAGATCGAGTTCTATTGTTCAAGCAGATATGTCTGGGAGAGGACCAACCTTTTTAACGGCAATGGGAAAGGGTTTACTAAACTCAAAGTTAAAACTTGATGATAATAATCCCATTAATGCTCGCAAGTTGGTTTTACTGTTTACTGATGGACTTCAGAATGTTCAACCTTTGGTTAACCCAGATGGTGTAACTCTTTCACCTGGTGGTTACGTTTTAAATAGTGGACCATGTAATAGCCTTGACAGCATCCATTACTATACAATAGGTATGGGGGATATTACATTAGTACCAGAAGTCTTGGCTCACATTGCAGAGGCAAATGGAGGAGTGGCATTAACAACAACTACTGGTGCAGAAGAAGGTGATATTTATAATTTCTTCCAGAATCAATTCGCAAATATGCTATCGGGGAGTAGCCCACAGATTGTTTCGCAAAAAACAGGATTTCTTACATCAACAGGAACAACCTATTCGTTTCCTATTAATGGAAATGTAACAAAATTGTACTTTGAATTCATTAATCCCAATGCTACTAATGTCACATTTAAACTCGAAAAAGGGGGAAAAGATTTAACCTCCTTTGTACATGTTACAAATGGCACATTTTACAAAACGCTTAGCTTGCCATTACCAATCCTCACACCAGAATTAGTAGGTTCTGAAGGTAATTGGAACTTAACACTTTCAGGCACTTCTTCAAAAAAATACTCATTAACCTGCTTTGTTGATGATCACTTTGTTAGTTTTAGCTGTCAACCTCAAAAGGCTGTATACACTGTAGGTGATACGCTTAATTTAAATGCTAAAATATCTTATGCAGGGAAACCGTTAACAGGTGCTGGAAACAAAGTTCAGGTTGTACTTCTTAAACCCGGAGACGATTTAGGCGATTTACTTGCGAACTATACTGATAGAAGAACTGATTCATTAAAAGATGTTGCATCAGGTGCTGAAACAAAATATTTACACCTAATTCAAAGCGATAGCTCATTTTATAAAGAACTTTTACCTACAAGTCAAATTATTGATCTTGCTGAAAGTTCAAATGGGTTATTTACAGGACATTATAAAAATACTGATTTAACAGGGATTTATCAGTTATTATATATTGTTAATGGGGAAATTCCGGGTTATGGAAAATTTGAAAGACAGAAACAATACTCTGCCGTTTTTAAATTTGGACAGATTAGTCCTAGTGCTACAGAAATTGATGCAACGATAACCACACCCCCAGCCACAACAACACACGACAGTAAAAGTAGAATAGCAACTATTATAGTTAAACCCAAGAATAAGTTTGGACACTTAATCGGTCCAGGTTATTTATCGAGAATAAAGTTTAGTGTAGATCCAAAGCAGGGTGTTGTAAAATCTGCAAAGGATAACTTGAATGGTAGTTATACCTATACAATTGTAAACATTCCACCAAATGTAAAACCAGATATAAAAATTAATGTAATGGGGGAATTGCTTTATCAAGGAAGTTTTCCAACACCAAAAATTCATTTTTGGCAGTACATAATATTAATCCTTTTAGTCTTAATATTACTCCTTCGTTATGTTAATGCACATACAGGGAAAGCATGGTTGAGGACATTAGTTTGGATATTAATAATTCTTTGGACAATATTTATGATTCTTCAAAAATTAGGAATAATCCATTTTTAG